One window from the genome of Rariglobus hedericola encodes:
- a CDS encoding ABC transporter substrate-binding protein codes for MKLLRLLPLFVLAATFAVTGRAADKELNLYAWSEYIPQTVLDGFTKETGIKVNYETFASGEEMLAKLLAGGTRYDLIQPPDYIAEALIKNKLLIPLDYKKLPNFKNILPEFTKMPHDPEQAFTIPYMAGTVGIVVNTEKVKEPVKGYADLFSNKYKGRIVALDDGRELVVGALYTLGIGLNDITSANLEKARPVLAGWFKNIKLFDSDSPKTALLNGDVDLGLVWGGEAAILWNENKKFQYHLPSEGAHMFVDILAIPKGSKNQTAAHKFLDYILRPEVSVLISEEFPYTNPNGEARKQLTPEQLANPASYPKTDRKLDTFRHLGESGALIDELVTDLKNAK; via the coding sequence ATGAAACTCCTCCGTCTTCTCCCTCTATTCGTGCTGGCCGCGACGTTCGCCGTCACTGGTCGCGCTGCCGACAAAGAACTCAACCTTTACGCCTGGTCCGAATACATCCCGCAGACCGTGCTCGACGGCTTCACAAAAGAGACGGGCATCAAGGTCAACTACGAGACCTTCGCCTCCGGTGAGGAGATGCTCGCCAAGTTGCTCGCCGGCGGCACGCGTTACGACCTGATCCAGCCACCCGATTACATCGCCGAGGCGCTTATCAAAAACAAGCTGCTCATCCCTCTCGATTACAAGAAACTCCCGAACTTCAAAAACATCCTGCCGGAGTTTACGAAGATGCCTCACGATCCCGAGCAGGCGTTTACGATTCCCTACATGGCCGGCACGGTTGGCATCGTGGTGAACACCGAAAAAGTGAAGGAGCCGGTCAAGGGCTACGCCGATCTTTTCTCTAATAAATATAAGGGACGCATCGTTGCCTTGGATGACGGCCGCGAACTCGTGGTGGGTGCGCTCTACACGCTCGGCATCGGTTTGAACGACATCACCTCTGCCAACCTCGAAAAAGCCCGTCCGGTCCTCGCTGGCTGGTTTAAGAATATCAAGCTGTTCGACTCCGATAGCCCCAAGACCGCGTTGCTCAACGGCGATGTCGACCTCGGTCTCGTCTGGGGTGGTGAAGCCGCGATCCTCTGGAACGAAAACAAGAAATTCCAATATCACCTGCCTTCCGAAGGCGCCCACATGTTTGTCGATATCCTCGCGATCCCCAAGGGCTCGAAGAACCAGACCGCCGCTCACAAATTCCTGGATTACATCCTGCGTCCCGAAGTGAGCGTGCTGATCTCCGAAGAGTTTCCCTACACGAATCCCAATGGCGAAGCCCGTAAGCAGCTCACGCCCGAGCAGCTCGCCAATCCCGCCAGCTACCCGAAGACCGATCGCAAGCTCGATACCTTCCGTCATCTCGGCGAAAGTGGCGCCCTGATCGACGAACTGGTCACGGATTTGAAGAACGCCAAGTGA
- a CDS encoding ABC transporter permease, with protein sequence MPKSSTSRPLMPSGLRLLNLGFGVWTTGVFIFLYLPILVLVAYSFNTSKLNIVWEGFTVRWYADVWDNVRIIRSLKNSLIIAAFTTVASVVIGTGGAWLLHRYRYRFTRTIQTLICVPMIMPEIVMGISLLIFFTVVHLELGYLTVILAHVTFCFPFVMVAVQARLQGLDPALEEAALDLGASPLKAFWLVIVPCLRPAIISGALMAFTLSMDELIITVFTTGPGSATLPTVVFGMAKIGLNPMLNALSALFILTTVAFVLFSNHLKKLSAR encoded by the coding sequence ATGCCGAAATCGTCCACGTCGCGTCCGTTGATGCCTTCGGGCCTGAGGTTGTTGAACCTCGGCTTTGGCGTCTGGACGACGGGAGTGTTTATCTTCCTCTACCTGCCGATCCTCGTGCTGGTGGCGTATTCGTTCAACACGTCGAAGCTCAACATCGTATGGGAGGGCTTCACGGTCCGGTGGTATGCCGATGTGTGGGACAACGTGCGCATCATCCGCTCGCTCAAAAACAGCCTGATCATCGCGGCGTTCACCACGGTAGCTTCAGTCGTGATCGGGACCGGCGGTGCGTGGTTGTTGCACCGGTATCGCTACCGGTTTACGCGGACGATCCAGACGCTCATCTGCGTGCCGATGATCATGCCGGAAATCGTGATGGGCATCAGCCTGTTGATATTTTTCACCGTGGTGCATCTTGAGCTGGGCTACCTCACGGTGATTCTGGCGCACGTGACGTTTTGCTTCCCGTTCGTCATGGTAGCGGTGCAGGCGCGGTTGCAGGGACTGGACCCGGCACTGGAAGAGGCTGCTTTGGACCTAGGAGCGTCACCGCTGAAGGCCTTTTGGCTCGTGATCGTGCCGTGCCTGCGGCCGGCGATTATTTCGGGCGCGTTGATGGCGTTCACGCTCTCTATGGACGAACTCATCATCACGGTGTTCACCACCGGCCCCGGCTCGGCGACGCTGCCAACGGTGGTTTTCGGCATGGCCAAGATCGGCCTCAATCCGATGCTCAACGCGCTTTCAGCCCTTTTTATTCTCACGACGGTCGCGTTCGTGTTGTTCTCCAATCACCTCAAAAAACTATCGGCCCGCTGA
- a CDS encoding sigma-54-dependent transcriptional regulator has translation MSSLFTAEERRFAEAVALINTTNPFLPERVEGERAALGAGFVAAGAEWNKLPPAEASHPNHLRLTERAAAVLEQVRARWPRDGRVAKAEATNYEELAGFWLYQTYALRFDAVIRTELSENGGAGGMRVEFYPAFKADVDRLLTLPGLALLDTQPAPHLFACAFQIRRAFHHIFRSLAGGSAPMARLRAAIWQSVFTHDLKRYRRVLHTSMGDFATLITGPSGTGKELVARAIALSRYLPFDPRRGGFTDDFSTAAFFPLNLSALSPTLIESELFGHRRGAFTGALADREGWMETCPAAGSVFLDEIGDVETGIQVKLLRVLQSRTFQRLGDTETRTFKGKIIAATNRDLAAEIRAGRFREDFYYRLCSDLIQTPSLRDQLDDSPDELPVLVGYVSTRLLGAGEGSAFARETVDWIGKNLGADYAWPGNFRELEQCMRNLLVRGSYRPAALGVGAGEDWNTLLAGGRLTAEEVLRRYTRQVHAQVGTVEETARRLDLDRRTVKARL, from the coding sequence ATGTCTTCCTTGTTCACGGCTGAAGAACGGCGGTTTGCCGAAGCGGTGGCGCTGATTAACACGACCAATCCATTCCTGCCTGAGCGGGTCGAGGGAGAGCGCGCGGCCTTGGGCGCGGGTTTCGTGGCGGCGGGTGCGGAGTGGAACAAACTGCCGCCTGCGGAGGCGTCGCATCCCAATCACCTGCGGCTCACGGAACGCGCCGCAGCGGTGCTCGAACAGGTGCGTGCGCGGTGGCCGCGAGATGGCCGTGTAGCGAAAGCCGAGGCGACCAACTACGAGGAGCTGGCGGGCTTCTGGCTTTATCAGACGTATGCGCTGCGCTTCGACGCGGTGATCCGCACGGAGCTTTCTGAAAACGGGGGTGCGGGGGGAATGCGCGTGGAGTTTTATCCGGCGTTCAAAGCCGATGTGGACCGTTTGCTGACGTTGCCGGGACTGGCGCTTTTGGACACGCAACCGGCACCGCACCTCTTCGCGTGCGCGTTTCAAATCCGCCGGGCATTCCATCACATTTTTCGTTCGCTGGCGGGCGGCTCGGCACCGATGGCGCGGTTGCGCGCGGCGATCTGGCAGTCGGTGTTCACGCATGACCTGAAGCGTTATCGCCGGGTGCTGCACACGAGCATGGGGGACTTTGCGACGCTGATCACGGGGCCGTCTGGCACGGGCAAGGAGCTGGTCGCGCGGGCGATCGCGCTGTCGCGTTATTTGCCGTTTGATCCGCGCCGGGGCGGCTTCACGGATGATTTTTCAACGGCGGCGTTTTTCCCGCTCAATCTGTCGGCATTGTCGCCGACGCTCATCGAGTCGGAGTTGTTCGGTCACCGGCGCGGGGCGTTTACCGGCGCGCTGGCGGATCGTGAAGGCTGGATGGAAACGTGTCCGGCCGCGGGCTCGGTGTTCCTCGATGAAATCGGCGACGTCGAGACGGGCATCCAGGTGAAGCTGTTGCGTGTGCTGCAATCGCGGACCTTTCAACGACTCGGCGATACCGAGACGCGCACGTTTAAAGGCAAAATCATCGCGGCGACCAATCGCGATCTGGCGGCGGAAATCCGCGCGGGGCGTTTTCGCGAGGATTTTTACTACCGGTTGTGCTCGGACTTGATTCAGACGCCCTCGTTGCGCGATCAATTGGATGACAGTCCGGATGAATTGCCGGTGCTGGTGGGTTATGTGTCCACGCGTTTGCTCGGGGCGGGCGAGGGATCTGCTTTTGCGAGAGAGACGGTGGACTGGATCGGGAAAAACCTCGGAGCGGATTACGCGTGGCCGGGCAACTTCCGTGAGCTGGAGCAATGCATGCGCAATCTGCTCGTGCGAGGCAGCTACCGGCCGGCGGCGCTGGGCGTCGGGGCAGGGGAGGACTGGAACACGCTGCTGGCGGGCGGACGGCTTACGGCGGAGGAGGTGTTGCGGCGTTACACGAGGCAGGTGCACGCGCAGGTCGGCACGGTGGAGGAGACCGCACGCCGTCTCGATCTCGACCGTCGCACGGTGAAGGCGCGGTTATAA
- a CDS encoding VIT and vWA domain-containing protein translates to MKTKSLILTGLLAFAAALTPAAFAGGTLTPVGSPHAPIQIRSHQVNVTINNGFAQTEVLQTFFNPNPTDLEALYVFPVPKSASLSEVTITSGEKTLNGEVLPKKEAETIYEEEKSKGNDAGLTTKNGYQNYEFKITPVRANAETQLRFVYYQPLEIDTGVGRYVYPLEEGGTDEVAKSFWQPAHSTVEGRFAINVTLKSAWPVADVRVPGFENATVTNKLDAGHYTLSLDRTGAKLDRDFVLYYRLADNLPGRVEVIPYRADKSKPGTFMMVVTPGIDLQPITSADYTYVLDVSGSMQGKIATLANGISQALGQMRPADRFRIITFNNNATEILGWTTATPENVANATTLVKAMQPNGGTNIYAGLQLALKNLDADRASSVVLVTDGVTNEGIVDPAKFHALLKQQDVRFFGFLMGNNANWPLMRAMGDATGGFYTGVSNSDDIVGQLLLAKSKIAFESLHDASFKFTGARVSETTGDLPQKIYRGQQLVIFGRYDGAGPATVSLKARLTGEDKTYTTTFNFPEVDTDNPEIERLWALAQIEQIELKEAIGQMPASESKDAIISLGVTYQLVTDHTAMLVLDDATHASRGIDRKNQQRTATERTAQSVRSSRPVKSYQVDAQQPTYSAPAPHVSHSGGGGGGGALDRKDIVMLAVIIGLVGGAYAGRQAMKRKSDKE, encoded by the coding sequence ATGAAAACCAAATCGCTCATTCTCACCGGCCTGCTCGCCTTCGCCGCCGCGCTTACACCTGCGGCGTTTGCGGGCGGCACACTGACGCCTGTCGGCTCTCCGCACGCACCGATCCAGATTCGCTCTCATCAGGTCAACGTGACCATCAACAACGGTTTCGCCCAAACCGAGGTGCTGCAGACGTTCTTCAATCCCAACCCGACCGATCTCGAAGCCCTCTACGTCTTCCCGGTTCCAAAGAGCGCGAGTCTCTCCGAGGTCACGATCACCTCAGGCGAAAAAACCTTGAACGGCGAAGTGCTCCCCAAAAAGGAAGCCGAGACGATCTACGAAGAAGAAAAGTCCAAGGGCAACGATGCCGGCCTCACCACTAAAAACGGTTACCAAAACTACGAGTTCAAGATCACGCCCGTCCGCGCCAACGCCGAGACTCAGTTGCGCTTCGTGTATTACCAACCTCTCGAAATCGACACCGGCGTGGGTCGCTATGTTTACCCGCTCGAGGAAGGCGGCACCGACGAGGTCGCCAAGAGTTTCTGGCAGCCCGCCCACTCGACCGTCGAGGGTCGCTTCGCCATTAACGTCACGCTCAAATCCGCCTGGCCCGTCGCCGATGTGCGCGTCCCCGGATTCGAAAACGCCACCGTCACCAACAAACTCGACGCCGGTCACTACACGCTTTCGCTCGATCGCACCGGCGCGAAGCTCGATCGCGACTTTGTGCTCTACTATCGCCTGGCCGACAACCTCCCCGGCCGCGTAGAGGTCATTCCTTACCGCGCCGACAAGTCCAAGCCCGGCACCTTCATGATGGTCGTCACCCCCGGCATCGATCTGCAGCCCATCACGAGCGCCGACTACACCTACGTCCTCGACGTGTCGGGCTCCATGCAGGGAAAAATCGCCACGCTCGCCAACGGCATCAGCCAGGCCCTCGGCCAGATGCGCCCCGCCGACCGTTTTCGCATCATCACATTTAACAACAACGCCACTGAGATCCTCGGCTGGACGACCGCCACTCCCGAAAACGTCGCCAACGCTACCACGCTGGTGAAAGCCATGCAGCCCAACGGCGGCACCAACATCTACGCCGGCCTGCAGCTCGCCCTCAAAAACCTCGATGCCGACCGCGCCAGCAGTGTCGTCCTCGTCACCGACGGTGTGACCAACGAGGGCATCGTCGATCCCGCCAAGTTCCACGCGCTCTTGAAACAGCAGGACGTGCGCTTCTTCGGATTCCTCATGGGCAACAACGCCAACTGGCCGCTCATGCGCGCCATGGGTGATGCGACCGGCGGTTTCTACACTGGTGTATCCAACTCCGATGACATCGTCGGACAGCTCCTCCTCGCCAAATCCAAGATCGCCTTCGAGTCACTCCATGACGCCTCGTTCAAATTCACCGGTGCCCGCGTGTCCGAGACGACCGGCGATCTCCCGCAGAAAATCTACCGCGGCCAGCAACTCGTGATCTTCGGCCGCTACGACGGCGCCGGCCCGGCCACGGTCTCGCTCAAAGCCAGACTCACCGGCGAAGACAAAACCTACACCACCACGTTCAACTTCCCCGAGGTCGACACCGACAACCCTGAGATCGAACGTCTCTGGGCGCTCGCCCAGATCGAGCAGATCGAACTCAAGGAAGCCATCGGCCAGATGCCCGCCTCTGAATCGAAGGATGCCATCATCAGCCTCGGCGTTACCTACCAGCTCGTGACCGATCACACCGCGATGCTCGTCCTTGATGATGCCACGCACGCGAGCCGCGGTATTGATCGCAAGAATCAGCAACGCACCGCCACCGAGCGCACCGCGCAGAGCGTCCGCTCCTCGCGGCCTGTTAAGAGTTACCAAGTCGATGCCCAACAGCCCACCTACTCCGCTCCGGCTCCTCATGTGAGCCACTCGGGTGGTGGTGGTGGCGGTGGTGCCCTTGATCGCAAGGACATCGTCATGCTCGCCGTCATCATCGGTCTGGTCGGAGGCGCCTACGCCGGTCGCCAAGCCATGAAACGCAAATCGGATAAAGAGTAA
- the rrtA gene encoding rhombosortase: protein MKRLPWSTLTVSVLAVIIHFVPALGNVLQFDRAAVAHGQVWRFFSAHLTHFGDDHLRWDLLAFVILGAMAERISRRAFLLTLGVSALIISTGVWVAQPQFTTYRGLSGIDSALFSFVIADLLATGWRERHRFSLIVGVAALGGFLAKCVFEVLTGNTVFVEAGEVFAPVPLAHLLGGAVGAAVVMWQSVRHRAIQQPLQLRGADRLQ, encoded by the coding sequence ATGAAACGCCTGCCTTGGTCCACCCTCACCGTCTCCGTGCTCGCAGTGATCATTCACTTCGTGCCGGCGCTGGGTAACGTGTTGCAGTTTGACCGCGCGGCCGTCGCACACGGACAGGTATGGCGTTTCTTCAGCGCGCATCTCACCCACTTCGGCGATGATCATCTGCGCTGGGACCTGCTCGCGTTTGTCATTCTGGGCGCGATGGCCGAACGCATTTCGCGGCGCGCCTTTCTGCTCACGCTGGGTGTGTCCGCGCTCATCATCAGCACCGGCGTGTGGGTCGCCCAACCGCAGTTCACCACCTACCGCGGACTCTCCGGTATCGACTCGGCATTGTTCAGTTTCGTCATCGCGGATCTACTGGCGACCGGCTGGCGCGAACGCCACCGGTTTTCGCTCATCGTAGGTGTCGCAGCACTCGGCGGATTTCTCGCCAAGTGCGTGTTTGAAGTCCTCACTGGCAACACGGTTTTTGTCGAAGCAGGCGAAGTCTTCGCGCCCGTGCCGCTGGCCCATCTCCTCGGCGGAGCCGTGGGCGCGGCCGTGGTGATGTGGCAATCAGTTCGCCATCGCGCGATCCAGCAACCGCTGCAATTGCGAGGTGCCGATCGCCTGCAGTGA
- a CDS encoding AsmA family protein — MKPLRLLFIGLASFAVLVLIVIALAFTPGVQTWAAHKFAPATPELTVAIGRVDAGINKTRIDNIRVIQPGLVLTIPSAEIEVNVVDAVGGKVEVRRLVAKGWVLDLIPRSGSVVRPTASDPAESAKSAFDGIFKLIELPVDLAVDGVDLSGEVFLPEGRAQVSITGGGIASGKDGKFTLTSDLKTGASSVSVNAVLGARMNSPRTFDRFTIDAAATATDPQLPAGAKMNFALSAARDGAVENYKADVRSGMRELVAVEIKLAEGAAPVVGSWKLDVVSADVAPFSLGKPLPEFVVKGSGTLGSNRAFTLVNAKGMITASVDKLDAIQPEFSAFGPLNFELTFDAAKDGEVVRLSGFDVRVSNPKPVFSASAASSLELNTTTGVLKTGDQSAAWLRVKLDAIPLTWSRPFLGDLAITGEPVRGEFSADITSDGGFKLRPVTPITLVNFSASKAGKPIVSGLNISLATEADYTPKGWTAQVTDLTVLSAAAPLLKFTARASQETERTDQPLKAEGAYEINLPVALTQPVAAGSVALKRGLARGDFSASIAKLQSATFTLQLADLVAANDVSSALPSVALQARADINAAGRIDATVPIVITQAGRRSDLTLGAVITPAEKNTDIKAQLTGDTLNVADLMLFSSVSPSPAQATAPAAPVPAPTKPVTPPAAPAPTAPLWDGVTGELKIAFKKIIYTGDIQVTGVEGMIKITPAALTLENIGAALKTGGTFKAGGDLQFDAKQKQPYALKADVALTDVEPAPILRALSPGKPSPVEGKFNLTTQLAGRAIEPAGFTESVVGDIKLSSRQGTLKAISVKAGANAENAGRVAAVAGLFGALAGSDSTVKYADRVRAAADVTKQFTSIQFDQLELVVGRDEKNNLGIKTLSVISPLIHLTGSGEITYQPGVPLMQQPLLVNLQVGAKDKLAADLRTLKLIEGQPDKLGYSPLVEELKLDGSLQAIGTSQLQRLLDRAMAN; from the coding sequence ATGAAACCTCTCCGTCTTCTTTTCATCGGTCTGGCATCCTTCGCAGTGCTGGTGCTGATCGTCATCGCCCTCGCTTTCACCCCCGGCGTGCAAACGTGGGCCGCGCATAAATTCGCTCCCGCCACGCCGGAGCTCACCGTGGCGATCGGCCGGGTGGATGCGGGCATCAACAAAACCCGTATCGACAACATCCGCGTCATCCAGCCCGGCCTCGTGCTCACGATTCCCTCTGCCGAGATCGAGGTGAACGTCGTCGACGCCGTCGGCGGCAAAGTCGAAGTCCGCCGCCTCGTCGCCAAGGGCTGGGTGCTCGACCTGATCCCACGTTCAGGATCGGTCGTCAGGCCGACCGCATCAGATCCGGCCGAATCCGCGAAGTCCGCCTTCGACGGCATCTTTAAACTCATCGAACTGCCCGTGGACCTCGCGGTGGACGGCGTTGATCTCTCCGGCGAAGTCTTCCTGCCCGAAGGCCGTGCGCAGGTTTCGATCACCGGCGGCGGCATCGCCTCGGGCAAAGACGGTAAGTTCACGCTTACCAGCGATCTTAAGACCGGCGCGTCGAGCGTGTCCGTGAATGCGGTGCTGGGCGCACGCATGAATTCACCGCGCACCTTTGACCGATTTACTATCGACGCCGCCGCGACGGCGACCGACCCGCAGCTGCCGGCTGGCGCCAAGATGAACTTTGCATTGTCGGCCGCCCGCGACGGTGCAGTTGAAAACTACAAGGCCGATGTCCGCTCCGGTATGCGCGAACTCGTGGCGGTCGAAATCAAACTCGCGGAAGGTGCCGCGCCGGTGGTCGGCTCATGGAAACTCGATGTAGTCAGCGCGGATGTCGCGCCGTTTTCACTGGGCAAGCCGTTGCCGGAATTTGTGGTGAAAGGCTCAGGCACGCTGGGCTCCAACCGAGCTTTTACACTCGTGAATGCCAAGGGCATGATCACCGCTTCCGTCGATAAACTGGACGCGATCCAGCCGGAGTTCTCCGCGTTTGGTCCGCTCAATTTCGAACTGACCTTTGATGCAGCCAAGGACGGCGAGGTTGTTCGCCTGAGCGGTTTCGATGTGCGCGTGTCGAACCCCAAGCCCGTTTTCAGCGCAAGCGCGGCCAGCTCCTTGGAGCTGAACACCACCACGGGCGTGCTGAAAACCGGCGACCAATCGGCTGCATGGTTGCGGGTGAAACTGGATGCGATTCCGCTCACCTGGTCGCGTCCGTTTCTCGGGGATCTCGCGATCACCGGAGAGCCGGTGCGCGGAGAATTCTCCGCCGATATCACCAGCGACGGCGGCTTTAAGCTGCGTCCGGTCACGCCGATCACGCTCGTGAATTTTTCCGCCTCGAAGGCCGGCAAGCCAATTGTGAGCGGGCTGAACATTTCGCTCGCGACCGAGGCCGATTACACGCCGAAGGGCTGGACCGCCCAGGTCACCGATCTGACCGTGCTCAGCGCCGCCGCGCCCTTGCTCAAGTTCACTGCGCGCGCTTCGCAGGAAACCGAGCGCACCGATCAACCACTCAAGGCGGAAGGCGCTTACGAGATCAATCTGCCAGTTGCGCTGACGCAGCCGGTCGCCGCGGGTTCGGTCGCGCTTAAGCGCGGTCTGGCACGCGGAGATTTCAGTGCGTCGATTGCCAAGCTGCAGTCAGCCACGTTTACGCTGCAACTCGCCGATCTGGTCGCTGCCAACGATGTGTCCTCGGCGCTGCCGTCAGTCGCGCTGCAGGCGAGGGCCGACATAAACGCGGCGGGCCGCATTGATGCCACGGTGCCGATCGTGATCACGCAGGCGGGCCGTCGTTCCGACCTGACGCTCGGCGCGGTCATCACGCCCGCCGAAAAGAACACCGACATCAAAGCCCAGCTCACCGGTGATACGCTCAACGTCGCCGATCTCATGCTGTTCTCTTCGGTGTCACCATCACCGGCCCAGGCGACGGCCCCGGCCGCACCGGTGCCCGCGCCGACGAAACCGGTCACGCCTCCTGCTGCTCCCGCTCCCACCGCACCGTTGTGGGACGGTGTGACGGGCGAGTTGAAGATCGCATTCAAGAAGATCATTTACACCGGCGATATTCAGGTCACCGGCGTGGAAGGAATGATCAAAATCACGCCCGCTGCGCTGACCTTGGAAAACATCGGCGCCGCCTTAAAGACCGGTGGCACGTTTAAGGCCGGCGGTGATTTGCAATTCGATGCGAAGCAAAAGCAGCCCTACGCCCTCAAGGCGGATGTCGCGCTCACGGATGTGGAACCCGCGCCGATTCTGCGGGCGCTTTCACCGGGCAAGCCTTCGCCGGTCGAGGGCAAGTTCAACCTGACGACTCAACTGGCCGGCCGCGCGATTGAGCCTGCGGGTTTTACTGAAAGCGTGGTCGGCGATATCAAGCTCTCCAGTCGCCAAGGCACACTGAAAGCAATCAGTGTGAAAGCGGGTGCTAATGCCGAGAATGCCGGCCGTGTCGCTGCGGTGGCGGGGCTTTTCGGCGCGCTCGCCGGCAGCGATTCCACGGTGAAATATGCCGATCGCGTGCGTGCCGCCGCGGATGTGACCAAGCAGTTTACTTCGATCCAATTTGATCAGCTCGAACTGGTTGTCGGTCGTGACGAGAAAAACAACCTGGGCATCAAAACTCTTTCCGTAATCTCTCCGCTCATTCATCTCACGGGCTCGGGTGAGATCACTTATCAACCCGGCGTGCCTTTGATGCAGCAGCCTTTGCTAGTGAATCTACAGGTAGGCGCAAAGGACAAACTCGCCGCCGACTTGCGCACGTTGAAGTTGATCGAAGGTCAGCCTGACAAACTCGGTTACTCCCCGTTGGTTGAGGAGTTGAAGCTGGATGGCTCACTGCAGGCGATCGGCACCTCGCAATTGCAGCGGTTGCTGGATCGCGCGATGGCGAACTGA
- a CDS encoding TolC family protein codes for MKSVFSLSLALLAAPAIFAQQPAPAPVPDVPVQLDLRTAVIYAVENNFAIRQARERIKEQEGLIVEVKARALPNVAAVGSYTRNDEEISQSAPPSDQNWSIAIEARQALYAGGGIKSALDAQKVIREASLLELRSVINNALLEVRTRFFNVLLARETIKVQEQNVKLLEEQLTNAKNRFEAGSVSNFEVLRAEVELANAKPQLIRARNTFRTSTDQLRQSIGYINTTKENLRRTPEFVGTLEFTPASYDLQASLDSARVNRPELLRFAKIVQAQERNIDFAKSTYRPTLDLVGSYGLFKDTRSDEFDDSRKGWTVGVESNWAIFDGRATAGRVAQARSQARQAGLTLSEQTLAVEVEVRTALSSLQEAAELAEAAVKVVGQAEESVRLSDARYGAGSATQLDVLQAQVALTQARNNQLQANYSYNVALANLRRALGEPDVYLADPAAAK; via the coding sequence ATGAAATCAGTGTTCAGTCTTTCGCTCGCCCTGCTGGCTGCTCCGGCGATCTTCGCCCAACAACCCGCGCCGGCTCCGGTGCCCGATGTTCCCGTTCAACTCGATCTGCGCACGGCGGTCATCTACGCCGTCGAAAACAACTTCGCCATCCGTCAGGCGCGCGAGCGCATCAAGGAGCAGGAAGGTCTCATCGTTGAAGTGAAGGCCCGCGCGCTGCCCAACGTGGCCGCCGTGGGTTCCTACACGCGCAACGACGAGGAGATTTCGCAGTCCGCTCCGCCTAGTGACCAGAACTGGAGCATCGCCATCGAGGCGCGCCAGGCCCTCTACGCCGGCGGTGGTATCAAGTCCGCGCTGGATGCCCAGAAGGTTATCCGCGAGGCCTCGTTGCTTGAGCTGCGTTCCGTGATCAACAACGCGTTGCTCGAAGTGCGCACGCGCTTCTTCAACGTCCTCCTCGCCCGCGAAACGATCAAGGTGCAGGAGCAGAACGTGAAGCTCTTGGAAGAGCAGCTCACCAACGCGAAGAACCGTTTCGAAGCCGGCAGCGTGTCGAACTTCGAAGTGCTCCGCGCCGAGGTCGAACTCGCCAATGCCAAGCCCCAGCTCATTCGCGCTCGCAACACCTTCCGCACCTCGACCGATCAGCTCCGCCAGTCGATTGGTTACATCAATACCACGAAGGAAAACCTCCGTCGCACGCCTGAGTTCGTCGGCACGCTGGAGTTCACTCCTGCGTCCTACGACTTGCAGGCGTCCCTCGACAGCGCCCGCGTGAACCGCCCCGAGTTGCTCCGTTTTGCGAAGATCGTGCAGGCGCAGGAGCGCAATATCGACTTCGCGAAGTCCACCTATCGCCCCACGCTCGATCTCGTGGGCAGCTACGGTCTCTTCAAAGACACGCGCTCCGATGAGTTTGACGACTCCCGCAAGGGCTGGACCGTCGGCGTCGAGTCCAACTGGGCGATCTTCGATGGTCGCGCCACCGCCGGCCGCGTGGCGCAGGCCCGCTCGCAGGCGCGTCAGGCCGGTCTCACTCTGAGCGAGCAGACCCTCGCTGTGGAAGTCGAAGTGCGCACCGCATTGTCGTCGCTTCAAGAAGCCGCCGAACTCGCCGAGGCCGCCGTGAAGGTGGTCGGTCAGGCCGAGGAGTCGGTGCGCCTCTCCGATGCCCGCTACGGTGCCGGCAGCGCGACGCAGCTCGATGTGTTGCAGGCGCAGGTCGCGTTGACCCAGGCTCGCAACAATCAGCTTCAAGCCAATTACAGCTACAACGTGGCGCTGGCCAACCTCCGCCGCGCCTTGGGCGAGCCGGATGTTTACCTCGCCGATCCGGCCGCCGCGAAGTAA